The segment TCTGTGGTATCCATTCTTTTTATCATCCTCGCTCCCATCCTGGTTGGTTTGATGTCAATCTTCACTGTCTTGATGAGGATGTGTTATCCAACTTTAAACTTCAACCCTTTGATGGAGCAAATTGGGAAGAAAATGTGGATAAAATTAGGCATTCTGACTCAGAGAGTTAAGGATACTGAAATTAGGACAAAAACCGAATGTGGATACAAATGTTACCGTTATCGTTTTAGGCCTTGCTGCTATAATTGACTACCTTATTGCTGATCCTTGGGGATGGTTACACCCCGTACAAGTGATGGGCTGGGTCATCTCAAGATACTGTAATTTTCTCCTTTCGATTTGTCAAGGAAAAGGGCAACGTCGTTGGGCCGGGGTAGGGTTGGGGTTAGGGTTAATTCTTAGCAGTGGAATTTTCGGCTGGGCAGTCAGTTTAATTAAGATCTATCTCCATCCTTTTTTCGGTATTGCCATTGAGGCTATTCTTTTAGGGAGTTGTTTTGCGGGCCGAGGTTTAAGATTAGCCGCTGAGGATGTACTAACCCCCCTCACCAGGGGAAATATTGAACTTGCCAGGACGAAACTTAGTCAATATGTAGGACGGGATACAGAAAATCTCTCAGAAACAGAAATTCTGCGATCGGTACTAGAAACCGTTTCTGAAAATGCTACCGATGGGGTCATGGCTCCCTTATTTTATGCGATCGCTGGCGCATTTTTTCCAGGGGTAGGCAGTGTTTCCTTGGCTTTAGCTTATAAGGCAGCAAGTACCCTTGATTCCATGGTTGGCTATCAAAAAGAACCTTTTACTGACATTGGTTGGTTTAGTGCCAAATGTGAGGACATTTTAACTTGGTTTCCCTGTCGTCTCACGGTTCTAACCTTGGCTATTCTATCAGGAAAACCCCGTTCTGTTTTGGCTTTATGTCGTCGGGACGCACCACAAGATCCGAGTCCGAATTCGGGGTGGAGTGAGTGTGTTTATGCGGCAATTTTGGGGGTTCAAGTAGGGGGCATTAATACTTATCAAGGCATCATCAAACCTAAACCCTTGTTAGGAAATCCCCTTCATTCTATTACCCCCCAAACCATTGATGATGCCTTAAACTTAACGAGACGATGCTGTTTATTGTGGTTAGGCTTAGGCATTGTGGGTTTAATGGGGGTTTCATCTTCGGGGTTGCTGCGTTTGGTTTCTTAAAAAACATTAATAGCATTCATCAATATTTAAGCATTGATTAATTATCAATTCCCTATAATAGATGTATGGCTTACTTTAGTATACTTAAATTTTTCTAGAAAACAAGGCTCAGTCAAACCAGTTAATTAGGCAGCATTCTCCTCAAAAATCAGGATAATTCAAGTTAAAGTAAGCAATTGTATTAAATGATAATTCACGGTAACAGTCATGAATAAATTTATCTTGGGGATGACGTTAAGCCTAGGGCTGTTTATATCCCTGATCCCCTATCCCTCTTTAGGAATTGAACAAAAAAGTGAACGAACCTTCTTTCGTAAATCTCCTCGTCTATTAGATGTAATCACGACATTTAAGGGGGCAAGAATCACGATTCCCACTTACTACTATACAATAAATTTGCCGGACCAAAGTGGTGAATCGTTACAAAAAATTACGATTCAAAAGCGTCAAGGATTTGAAATCATTGAATACTATCCTAATAGAACAATTGCTTTTCAAGGAACTCCTGATGATCGAGGACAACCCTTAACTGTCAAAGAAAGTATTTGGGATGAAACCACAGAAACTATGACCGTTATTTTATCCCCTCCTGTTCCCCCAGGAACCACCTTTACCGTAGGATTAAAAGCCATCAGAAATCCCGAACATGGGGGAATTTATCTGTTTGGGGTCAATGTATTTCCATCAGGAGAGAACCCGATGAACCTGTATTTAGGTAGTGGACGTTTGGACTTTTATGGCAGCGATAGTGGAAGTTTTGACTAGATTATTATCGGAGCAATAAGCTATAATTGTCTATAAATCATCTAATATCAAATAAATTTAACTTTGCCACAGATGATCTGTAGAGACGTTACCTCAAACATCTCTACCCCCATAACATTGACCTTCAAGGAGTTCTGATCTAAGTGTTGGAGAAACAATTCAATAATTTTAGTTTAATTTTACTACTTTTCTTATCATTAAGCTCAACTTTTTTCCTATCTGCTTGTAACCCAAAACAAGAAACAGTAACCAATTCTCAGACACAAAATGACACTTTAAAATTATTATATTGGCAAGCTCCTACTATTTTAAATCCCCATCTTTCCACAGGGTTTAAAGATTCTGAGGCAAGTCGTATTACCTTAGAACCTTTAGCAACTTATGATAAAAATGGGGTATTAATTCCCTTTTTAGCCCTAGAAATTCCCTCTCTTGAAAATGGCGGTGTAGCTAAGGATGGTAAGTCAGTAACCTGGAAGCTAAAACAGGATATAAAATGGTCAGATGGAACCCCATTTACTGCGGCTGATGTTGTCTTTACCTATCAATTTTTAGCTAACCCCAAAGTGGGGGCTAACAGTGCAGGAAATTATGAAATTGTCGAGCAGGTTGAAGCCTTAGATGATTATACTGTAAAAGTTACATTTAAGACAGTTAATCCCGCTTGGTATCTTCCCTTTGTGGG is part of the Crocosphaera sp. UHCC 0190 genome and harbors:
- the cbiB gene encoding adenosylcobinamide-phosphate synthase CbiB yields the protein MDTNVTVIVLGLAAIIDYLIADPWGWLHPVQVMGWVISRYCNFLLSICQGKGQRRWAGVGLGLGLILSSGIFGWAVSLIKIYLHPFFGIAIEAILLGSCFAGRGLRLAAEDVLTPLTRGNIELARTKLSQYVGRDTENLSETEILRSVLETVSENATDGVMAPLFYAIAGAFFPGVGSVSLALAYKAASTLDSMVGYQKEPFTDIGWFSAKCEDILTWFPCRLTVLTLAILSGKPRSVLALCRRDAPQDPSPNSGWSECVYAAILGVQVGGINTYQGIIKPKPLLGNPLHSITPQTIDDALNLTRRCCLLWLGLGIVGLMGVSSSGLLRLVS
- a CDS encoding DUF2808 domain-containing protein; protein product: MNKFILGMTLSLGLFISLIPYPSLGIEQKSERTFFRKSPRLLDVITTFKGARITIPTYYYTINLPDQSGESLQKITIQKRQGFEIIEYYPNRTIAFQGTPDDRGQPLTVKESIWDETTETMTVILSPPVPPGTTFTVGLKAIRNPEHGGIYLFGVNVFPSGENPMNLYLGSGRLDFYGSDSGSFD